The following are encoded together in the Candidatus Woesebacteria bacterium genome:
- a CDS encoding co-chaperone GroES, producing the protein MKNKKLNILPVAGHIIIQPLEAETKTSSGIYLPDNANEKPQKGKVLAVGGEEITDSGTVRKSPVQVGDVVIYKKWGGNEVKIEGTEYLFAKFDDILAIVN; encoded by the coding sequence ATGAAAAATAAAAAATTAAATATTCTCCCCGTAGCCGGGCACATCATAATTCAGCCTCTTGAGGCAGAAACAAAAACTTCTTCGGGTATCTACCTTCCTGATAATGCTAACGAGAAACCTCAAAAAGGAAAGGTGTTGGCGGTAGGCGGTGAAGAAATTACAGATTCCGGAACCGTGAGAAAATCACCCGTACAAGTAGGAGACGTGGTTATTTACAAGAAGTGGGGAGGAAATGAAGTTAAAATTGAAGGAACAGAATATTTATTTGCCAAGTTTGATGATATACTGGCGATTGTTAACTAA
- a CDS encoding extracellular solute-binding protein produces MQNQNTTTGQSQQPNLSQNVGGDQSLNTASTNVQPLYKSNIDINPSNLSNTNMQKPNETKTQEPSLFKNKDLLGVFNSGSTSSATNKTDLKGNNANQDFVGKKKKKPPVLIIFAIFLLVIVGLLFAILLTKNRGTEETTEPTDTEGEIVWWGLEDANIYKSVITKFESENKNTKITYIQQSPDNYRERLTNSLAKGSGPDVFAYHNSWVPMFRGELDIMPSFVMGAQEFADTYYPIIAADLTRSDGVVGLPLEYDGLVLYMNEDIFASAGKSPPVTWDEFRNLARELTQKDKQGNIIQSGVSLGPTQNMDHWQELIAFMIFQNHGTPSNPGSSEASEALAYYIKLKNDGNWSDLLPQSTVAFANGQVAMYFGTTKSVTAIVKTNPDLNFKSIPLPQLRRDDPLEPDLSYASYWVQGVWKRSLSRGVAWRFLDFISQPDNLEDVNDQSVAINKVGKPYPIVNMAQLLKNDMFSANLINLAPFARSWYLADMTYDGNTGINAQFADLYEPIINDKGLSNMDTFTVKVNDVLVRFGLTK; encoded by the coding sequence ATGCAAAATCAAAATACCACTACAGGTCAATCTCAACAGCCTAATTTGTCACAAAATGTTGGCGGTGATCAATCTTTAAATACCGCTAGTACGAATGTGCAACCTCTTTACAAATCCAATATTGATATCAACCCGTCGAATTTATCAAATACAAACATGCAAAAACCCAACGAAACAAAGACCCAAGAGCCCTCTCTTTTTAAAAATAAGGATTTGCTGGGGGTATTTAATTCCGGCTCAACAAGTTCTGCTACTAATAAGACTGATTTGAAAGGCAATAACGCAAACCAAGATTTTGTCGGCAAAAAAAAGAAAAAACCGCCCGTGTTAATTATCTTTGCGATTTTTCTTCTCGTTATAGTCGGGTTATTGTTTGCGATACTATTAACGAAAAACCGAGGAACAGAAGAAACAACCGAACCTACCGATACCGAGGGCGAAATAGTATGGTGGGGCTTGGAAGATGCAAATATCTACAAATCAGTTATTACTAAATTTGAAAGTGAGAACAAAAATACAAAAATTACATATATCCAGCAGTCACCGGATAATTATCGTGAGCGTTTGACAAATTCACTGGCGAAGGGGAGCGGACCGGACGTTTTCGCTTATCACAATAGTTGGGTTCCGATGTTTAGGGGTGAGTTGGATATAATGCCTTCGTTTGTCATGGGCGCGCAAGAATTCGCTGACACATACTATCCAATTATTGCTGCCGACTTGACCCGATCTGACGGTGTTGTTGGACTTCCGCTTGAGTACGATGGGCTTGTTTTATATATGAATGAGGACATATTCGCGTCAGCCGGTAAAAGTCCACCCGTAACATGGGATGAATTTCGAAACTTGGCGAGAGAGTTAACCCAAAAAGATAAACAAGGAAATATTATTCAATCGGGGGTTTCTCTTGGGCCAACTCAAAACATGGATCATTGGCAAGAGTTAATCGCATTCATGATTTTCCAAAACCACGGCACACCGTCAAACCCGGGAAGCAGCGAAGCAAGTGAAGCACTTGCTTATTATATAAAACTGAAAAACGATGGCAATTGGAGTGATTTATTGCCGCAATCAACTGTGGCTTTTGCCAATGGCCAGGTCGCAATGTACTTTGGTACAACAAAAAGCGTAACAGCAATAGTAAAAACCAACCCAGATTTAAATTTCAAATCCATACCGCTACCGCAATTGCGAAGAGACGATCCTCTTGAACCGGATTTGTCTTATGCATCGTATTGGGTACAGGGTGTTTGGAAAAGAAGTCTAAGTAGGGGCGTTGCCTGGAGGTTTCTTGATTTTATTTCTCAACCTGATAACTTAGAAGACGTGAACGATCAAAGTGTTGCAATTAACAAAGTCGGAAAACCGTATCCAATAGTAAATATGGCTCAACTTCTCAAGAATGATATGTTTTCAGCTAACCTTATTAATTTAGCTCCCTTTGCACGAAGTTGGTATTTAGCCGACATGACATACGATGGAAATACGGGGATTAATGCGCAATTTGCCGATTTGTATGAGCCGATTATCAATGACAAGGGATTGAGTAATATGGATACATTTACCGTTAAAGTAAACGACGTATTGGTGAGATTTGGTTTGACAAAATAA
- a CDS encoding VanW family protein, which produces MTKKISKRKIFFATLLGVLIAIVITTLSATLYYQERIYPNIWIAGVVIENHKVDTAKNIIKNSVSVPDTMGLFYNETRYSIPLADLKLEYDFDQTVENAYKAHRSSTKPNLLEVIQSLNTIKEIELVYKIDETVLNSHISVIADEIVTQPVFPSLIATNKKIDISKGSKGTDINVNQLTQTILDKLSTGNFSDTLIQVSEIDPTLNDDQALHYQNRGNSIFSKQLTFVLDDTDFTYDGSQLLLLIDPLGKYKEEEVDKVYSDLAIKVERSPLNPVFVFENNKVTEFKPATKGITIVKDDFATLLESAVWELETTDTVKKVVDIPVIKTLPEIDTGDVNNLGINERIGLGESSFTGSISSRIHNIGVAAKNFNGVLVAPGDTLSFNAILGDVSTLTGYLQAYVIKDGKTVLGDGGGVCQVSTTLFRAALNAGLPIVERRSHSYRVSYYEQNSAPGLDATVYAPTTDLKIQNDTPSHILIQTLFDPKLATLDVEIYGTSDGRIVSLTKPIITSQSPPPEDFFQDDPGLPIGTVKQIDWAAWGAKVQFNYKVTRNGEVLQEKTFFSNYRPWQAKFLRGTGPVI; this is translated from the coding sequence ATGACGAAAAAAATAAGCAAACGAAAAATATTTTTTGCCACGCTTCTTGGTGTATTAATCGCCATTGTAATAACCACTCTATCGGCAACCCTCTATTATCAGGAACGTATTTATCCAAATATCTGGATAGCGGGGGTGGTTATTGAAAATCACAAGGTGGACACCGCAAAAAACATCATAAAAAACTCGGTTAGTGTCCCAGACACCATGGGTCTTTTTTACAATGAAACAAGGTACAGCATACCTCTTGCCGATTTAAAACTTGAATACGATTTCGACCAAACCGTCGAAAATGCCTATAAAGCTCACAGGTCATCCACGAAACCTAATCTTCTCGAAGTTATACAGAGCTTAAATACAATAAAAGAGATTGAGTTGGTTTACAAGATTGACGAAACCGTCCTTAATAGTCACATATCAGTTATCGCTGATGAAATTGTGACGCAACCGGTTTTTCCTTCATTAATTGCAACAAACAAAAAAATCGACATTTCTAAAGGATCAAAAGGAACCGATATTAATGTTAATCAATTAACACAAACCATCCTCGACAAGCTTTCAACCGGCAATTTTTCCGATACCTTAATTCAGGTTTCCGAAATTGACCCAACCTTAAATGATGATCAAGCCTTACATTATCAAAACCGCGGAAATTCCATTTTTTCAAAACAATTAACATTTGTTTTAGATGACACCGACTTCACATATGACGGGTCACAACTGCTTTTGTTAATTGATCCGTTGGGCAAATATAAAGAAGAGGAGGTGGATAAAGTATATTCCGACTTGGCAATTAAGGTTGAACGCTCCCCTCTTAATCCAGTTTTTGTCTTTGAAAACAACAAAGTTACAGAATTTAAACCGGCGACCAAAGGCATTACTATTGTAAAAGATGATTTCGCCACTTTACTTGAATCAGCAGTTTGGGAACTTGAAACCACCGACACTGTCAAGAAGGTCGTTGATATACCGGTGATTAAAACGCTCCCTGAAATTGACACGGGGGATGTAAACAACCTCGGAATTAACGAACGAATAGGGTTGGGTGAATCTTCTTTTACCGGGTCAATTTCATCAAGAATTCACAACATTGGTGTAGCCGCCAAAAATTTCAACGGTGTTCTGGTAGCACCGGGTGATACATTATCTTTTAATGCTATTTTGGGAGATGTCTCTACCTTAACCGGCTATCTCCAAGCATATGTAATCAAGGATGGAAAAACAGTATTAGGAGATGGTGGTGGAGTATGTCAAGTTTCAACGACCCTTTTCAGGGCTGCTCTAAATGCTGGTTTACCAATCGTTGAAAGACGTTCGCATTCCTATCGTGTTAGTTATTACGAGCAAAATTCAGCTCCCGGATTAGACGCAACCGTATATGCACCAACAACCGATTTAAAAATACAAAACGACACCCCTTCACACATACTGATCCAAACACTTTTTGATCCAAAATTGGCAACACTGGATGTTGAAATATACGGTACTTCTGATGGCAGAATCGTATCTTTAACCAAGCCGATCATTACAAGCCAATCTCCTCCTCCTGAAGATTTTTTTCAAGACGATCCCGGTTTACCAATAGGTACAGTTAAACAAATTGATTGGGCAGCTTGGGGAGCAAAGGTGCAATTTAATTATAAAGTAACAAGAAATGGCGAAGTGCTTCAAGAAAAAACATTTTTTTCCAACTACCGACCCTGGCAGGCAAAATTTTTGCGGGGTACAGGACCAGTAATCTAA
- a CDS encoding VTT domain-containing protein, producing the protein MNSIATHPVEFLEVIYITHGYFIVFISNYIEASPLGWAIPGGVLVALGGFFAQSNILSLGGVLIAGWLGLFSVLLTAYYLGSKSGMRLAKILHQEKNAAKAKRLIEKHGATVLTTSLLASLTRFWVAYVCGAQKYSRNKFIIYAAFTSFAWNFILVFVGYVAGEEKERLDSNLAALGFLGWIILFVTVAIIYWYVSRENETEK; encoded by the coding sequence ATGAACAGCATCGCAACACATCCTGTGGAATTTTTAGAAGTAATTTACATAACCCATGGTTACTTTATTGTTTTCATCAGTAATTACATTGAAGCATCTCCGTTGGGATGGGCAATTCCCGGAGGGGTACTTGTAGCTCTTGGTGGATTTTTTGCTCAAAGTAACATACTGTCTTTGGGCGGTGTCTTGATTGCTGGCTGGCTAGGACTTTTTTCTGTTCTATTAACAGCATATTATCTTGGATCTAAAAGCGGTATGCGTTTGGCAAAAATTCTTCATCAGGAAAAAAATGCCGCCAAGGCAAAACGATTAATTGAAAAACATGGCGCTACTGTTCTAACAACATCACTTCTTGCCAGCTTGACCCGCTTCTGGGTAGCTTATGTGTGTGGAGCGCAAAAATACAGCCGAAACAAATTTATCATATATGCAGCTTTTACGTCGTTTGCATGGAATTTCATTCTCGTTTTTGTTGGATATGTTGCCGGTGAAGAAAAGGAAAGGCTGGATTCCAATTTAGCCGCTCTCGGTTTTCTGGGATGGATAATCCTGTTTGTCACCGTAGCAATTATTTATTGGTATGTAAGTCGGGAAAATGAAACCGAAAAATGA
- the tsaD gene encoding tRNA (adenosine(37)-N6)-threonylcarbamoyltransferase complex transferase subunit TsaD yields MRILGIETSCDETGAALVENGSKIISNVIASSINIHATTGGIIPESAARKQVEYILPVINEALFNGLNYRPNTNPPDIDAIAVTYGPGLIGSLLVGVEVAKTLSFLWKKPLIPVNHLIAHIFANYLENSESINLPAISLIVSGGHTELVLLDKNKTLKRIGGTRDDAAGEAFDKTARLLTLPYPGGPSIASKASTYREAHSEVIDADLKMFPRPMIDSPDFDFSFSGLKTSVLNKVKSMKNVNDNVGMLSAEIQEAIVDCLVDKSIKALDYYHINTFLLGGGVAANEHLVARFKKTLAKKRIDFFVPLPKFCTDNAAAIAACAYHFQNVVSWKNVIADPELDVV; encoded by the coding sequence ATGAGAATACTTGGTATCGAAACCAGTTGCGACGAAACCGGTGCAGCGCTTGTTGAAAACGGTAGCAAGATTATTTCTAATGTAATTGCAAGTTCCATAAATATTCATGCAACAACGGGCGGAATTATTCCTGAAAGTGCCGCCAGAAAACAGGTTGAATATATTCTTCCGGTTATCAACGAGGCGTTGTTTAATGGATTAAACTACCGACCCAATACAAATCCTCCAGATATTGATGCTATTGCAGTCACCTACGGACCAGGGTTAATCGGTTCATTGTTGGTTGGCGTAGAGGTCGCCAAAACACTTTCTTTCCTTTGGAAAAAACCTCTAATTCCCGTTAATCATTTAATCGCTCATATTTTTGCAAATTATTTAGAAAATAGTGAATCCATTAATTTACCGGCCATTTCACTAATTGTAAGCGGAGGACACACCGAACTCGTTCTACTTGATAAAAACAAAACACTCAAGCGTATCGGTGGCACCAGAGACGATGCCGCCGGTGAAGCCTTTGATAAAACAGCAAGACTTCTTACGCTTCCCTATCCTGGGGGTCCATCGATAGCTAGTAAAGCAAGCACTTATCGCGAAGCTCACAGTGAAGTGATTGATGCGGATCTAAAGATGTTTCCACGACCAATGATAGACTCACCCGACTTTGATTTCAGTTTCTCGGGTCTGAAAACGTCAGTCTTAAACAAAGTAAAATCGATGAAAAATGTCAATGACAACGTTGGCATGCTAAGTGCCGAAATCCAAGAAGCGATCGTTGATTGTTTAGTTGATAAATCCATCAAAGCACTTGATTATTACCATATAAATACCTTTTTATTAGGCGGTGGAGTTGCCGCAAATGAACATCTGGTTGCTCGTTTTAAAAAAACACTAGCGAAAAAAAGGATTGATTTTTTCGTACCCCTTCCGAAATTCTGCACCGATAATGCAGCTGCAATAGCAGCGTGTGCTTATCATTTCCAAAACGTTGTATCATGGAAAAACGTTATTGCTGATCCAGAATTAGATGTAGTCTAA
- a CDS encoding threonylcarbamoyl-AMP synthase, with translation MILKIDFTSLSNDAINKAVSVLTNGGVVVYPTDTCYGIGVNAFNIHAVNKLYDIKGRDVTKPTHVVVRDWKMIEDLAYPNSLAKTLFDKFLPGPLTMILNKKPNVLDILTGGLSTLGVRIPNSHLTSKLSKLVDFPYTTPSANRTGEPSPYSFEEVMKVLDLNKVDLILDAGFLPHNPPSTIVDVTKMPYEMLREGPITNKQVKYILGL, from the coding sequence ATGATATTAAAAATTGATTTCACTTCATTAAGCAATGATGCTATCAACAAAGCCGTGTCGGTTTTAACTAATGGAGGTGTTGTCGTTTATCCAACCGATACGTGTTATGGTATCGGTGTAAACGCTTTTAATATACATGCCGTTAATAAACTTTATGATATAAAAGGCAGAGATGTTACTAAGCCGACACATGTGGTGGTTAGAGATTGGAAAATGATTGAAGATTTAGCTTACCCCAACAGCCTCGCCAAAACATTATTTGATAAATTTCTTCCAGGTCCGCTTACGATGATTTTAAACAAAAAACCAAATGTTTTGGATATTTTAACAGGTGGACTTTCGACACTTGGTGTCCGCATTCCAAATAGTCACTTAACAAGCAAGTTGTCAAAATTGGTAGATTTCCCATACACCACCCCATCCGCCAACAGAACGGGAGAGCCATCCCCATATTCCTTTGAGGAGGTCATGAAGGTTTTAGATCTAAATAAAGTTGATCTAATTCTTGATGCCGGATTTCTTCCCCACAACCCACCGTCTACTATAGTTGATGTAACCAAAATGCCTTACGAAATGTTAAGGGAAGGGCCCATAACCAATAAACAAGTAAAGTATATCTTGGGTTTATAA
- a CDS encoding valine--tRNA ligase — protein MEKQYNHCDYEKKIYKMWEDGGYFKAEIDLNKKPYTILLPPPNASGKMHTGNVLMIAIEDLLIRWKRMQGYAALWIPGTDHAGFETQITFEKQLAEKGDSRLNYDRQTLYNMIWEFVQGNKHLIENQIKEMGASVDWNRYTFTLDDKVIRTVYETFSKLHNDGLIYKDDYMVNYCTFCGTTFADAEVSHKTKISPLYYVKYQLVDITYQKKAYIVIATTRPETIYVDTHVAINPSDTTKTELIGKKVLNPLTENVMDIVADEFVDPKFGTGIVKLTPAHDKNDYEVAKKINLPIIQVFGMDGKMNSNAREFEGLYIKQAREKVVEQLIKSGKIDKIDENYVNTVALCKGKHQIEPMIIPNWFVKVDSLKKPAHEAVKDGRVTIYPKWQEIKYHRWMETMHDWPISRQVVWGIRIPVWYEVSQNPNLVITFLTEKRNVITGKLSEILKDHALGEIKNGLQTLVATKDSKYVISSDQPGENYLPETDTFDTWFSSGQWPLVTLGYPESLDFKYFYPTAVLETGWEILRLWISRMIMFGLYLANDVPFKNVYLHGMVRAIDGRKMSKSLGNNINPDEYIKEYGVDALRMGLIAGTANGKDFNFPHDKVKSYRNFANKIWNIARFMNMLFEEFENEDIEEFDDLASSPASDEQLNINDRNILKLLDETINKVDSSLNKYRFSDASEAIYHYIWNEVASNYIEDVKLRKGNNKRVGLIVLKHVFLNSMKLLHPFMPFVTEAVWQETTHKSTSPLIISTWPTSK, from the coding sequence ATGGAAAAACAATATAATCATTGTGATTATGAAAAGAAAATCTATAAGATGTGGGAAGATGGTGGATATTTTAAGGCCGAAATTGATCTTAATAAAAAGCCATATACAATTCTTCTTCCACCGCCCAACGCTAGTGGAAAAATGCATACAGGCAACGTTCTTATGATTGCAATTGAAGACTTACTTATCAGGTGGAAGCGTATGCAGGGTTACGCCGCACTTTGGATCCCTGGAACAGACCATGCAGGATTTGAAACACAAATTACTTTTGAGAAACAACTGGCTGAAAAAGGTGATTCACGCCTAAACTACGACAGACAAACTTTGTACAATATGATTTGGGAATTTGTACAAGGAAACAAACACTTAATAGAAAATCAAATCAAAGAAATGGGTGCAAGTGTTGATTGGAATAGGTATACCTTCACCTTGGACGATAAGGTTATACGGACTGTTTATGAAACCTTTAGTAAACTTCACAATGACGGCTTAATTTACAAAGACGACTACATGGTCAACTACTGCACCTTTTGCGGAACGACGTTTGCAGACGCTGAGGTGTCACATAAAACTAAAATTTCGCCTTTGTACTACGTTAAATATCAACTCGTTGATATCACTTATCAGAAAAAGGCTTATATTGTAATCGCCACTACTCGCCCAGAAACGATTTACGTAGATACTCATGTGGCAATTAATCCCAGCGATACAACCAAAACAGAATTGATTGGCAAAAAAGTCCTAAATCCTCTCACCGAAAATGTGATGGATATTGTTGCCGATGAATTTGTAGATCCAAAATTTGGAACCGGAATCGTCAAGTTAACGCCAGCGCACGACAAAAATGATTACGAGGTGGCCAAAAAAATCAACCTTCCAATAATTCAGGTTTTTGGGATGGATGGGAAAATGAATAGCAACGCGCGTGAATTTGAAGGATTGTATATTAAACAAGCTCGAGAAAAAGTAGTAGAACAACTAATAAAAAGTGGAAAAATTGACAAGATAGATGAAAATTATGTCAACACCGTCGCTTTGTGCAAAGGTAAACACCAAATTGAACCAATGATAATACCCAATTGGTTTGTTAAAGTCGACAGTCTTAAAAAACCTGCACACGAAGCCGTTAAAGACGGCAGAGTCACTATCTACCCAAAATGGCAGGAAATTAAATATCACAGATGGATGGAAACCATGCATGATTGGCCTATTTCCCGGCAAGTAGTTTGGGGAATTAGAATACCAGTGTGGTACGAGGTGTCACAAAATCCAAATTTAGTAATTACATTTCTTACAGAGAAAAGAAACGTTATAACCGGCAAACTTAGCGAGATATTAAAGGATCACGCGCTTGGTGAAATTAAAAACGGTCTTCAAACACTTGTTGCAACCAAAGACAGCAAATATGTTATTTCCAGCGATCAACCCGGAGAAAATTATTTGCCTGAAACCGACACTTTTGACACATGGTTTTCGTCTGGTCAGTGGCCACTCGTTACACTAGGATATCCAGAATCTTTGGATTTTAAGTATTTTTACCCCACAGCAGTTCTCGAAACAGGTTGGGAAATACTCCGACTTTGGATATCCCGAATGATTATGTTCGGATTATATTTAGCAAACGATGTACCTTTCAAAAACGTTTATCTTCACGGAATGGTTCGTGCAATAGATGGACGAAAAATGAGCAAAAGCTTAGGAAACAACATTAATCCGGATGAATACATCAAAGAATACGGTGTGGATGCACTTCGCATGGGACTTATTGCCGGAACAGCAAATGGCAAAGATTTTAATTTTCCACACGACAAAGTCAAATCGTACAGAAACTTTGCAAACAAAATTTGGAATATCGCCCGATTTATGAATATGTTGTTTGAAGAATTCGAAAACGAAGACATCGAAGAATTTGACGATCTTGCTTCAAGTCCCGCTTCTGATGAGCAGTTAAACATTAACGACAGAAATATTCTTAAACTCCTCGATGAGACAATCAACAAAGTTGATTCTTCGCTTAACAAATATCGTTTTTCCGATGCTTCCGAAGCAATCTATCATTACATATGGAATGAAGTTGCTTCAAATTACATTGAAGATGTTAAGTTAAGAAAAGGAAACAATAAGCGGGTTGGATTAATTGTTTTAAAACATGTATTTCTTAACAGCATGAAACTGCTTCATCCTTTTATGCCCTTTGTAACCGAGGCGGTCTGGCAAGAAACAACACACAAGAGTACCAGCCCTTTGATCATCTCCACTTGGCCTACATCTAAATAG